The following nucleotide sequence is from Deltaproteobacteria bacterium.
GTAACAGGCATCTCCGGTGACGACGAAGTCTCTATCGCCGGTAATGCGAATGCGTAGTGACTGATGGCCTGGTGTGTGGCCGTGGGTTGGAATAATCACCAACGTTCCATCACCAAAGATGTCGAGTTCACCATCAACGGCTTGATAGTTCAATTTGTGATCCCAGTCTTTGCGATCAAAGAGGACTTTCTTACGTAACTGCGGGTCGCGTGCGGCGTCGAGTTCATTTTTTTGTACAAGGATGGTTGACTGCGGAAAGAATTCATTGCCGCCACAGTGGTCGAAATGAAAATGCGAATTGATGACATAGGTGATGTCATTGGGCGTGAGTTTGAACTGCGCGAGTTGCGCCACGATTTCTTCACCCGGCTTGGTGCGTGACACGAAACTCTTCGCCATCGCCTCACCCAATCGCGCAACCGGATCTTGCATGACCTGGCAATGAACGCCGGTGTCGAACACGACATTGCCTTTTGGATGGGTGATCAAATAACTTGGCACTGGGATTGTCAGCATCGTGCCACGCGGGCGATTGGGGAAAAACAGTTTGCTATCGAATTCAAGCCAACCGACTGGCATGGAATAGACTTGCATCATAACGAGCCCCTCCTTGGGTCTCTTTATTGCCCCATTCGGCCTGTCAGGTCTAGGGCGCGCGTTCGCTTCCCTTGATCGAACTGACAAAACTCAGTAGTTTGCCGCCAGCGATAGAGGAATATGGACATTCTATGAAGGAGGAAATTGCTATGGTTCGCCGTGGGCGCGAGATACGTGTATGCACCCTCGCCAGCTTGTTTGTCTTGCTTTCAGGGGCTGCACAAGCTGCGGAAGAAAAAACCTACGACCTCAAACCCGTCACGCAAGAACGCTTGTTGAAGGGCACTGAAGATCCATCTGCCTGGTTGATGTATGGCGGTGACTATAACAGTTGGCGCTATAGTGCATTGAAAGACATTAACAAACAGAATGTGAAGAAACTTGCGGTCGCCTGGATCTTCCAAACTGGGATTCCTGGACAATTAGAAGCCTCGCCGGTTATTGCCGACGGCATTCTGTATCTGACCACGTCCTATAATCATCTCTTTGCGCTTGATGCCGTGACCGGTGAAGCGATCTGGAAATATGATCACCCTTTGCCGGATGATATCCGGATTTGCTGCGGGCCAACCAATCGTGGTGTCGCTATTGCTGACGATAAAGTCTTTATGGCGACGCTCGATGCGCGGTTAGTGGCCCTTGATCGCAAGACTGGCAAAGTGGCGTGGAATGTAGAGATCGATAAATATGCCAACGGTTTTAGTTCGACCGTCGCTCCACTGATCGTGAAGGATAAAGTGGTTGTTGGTATCGCTGGCGGTGAGTATGGCGTTCGTGGATATCTCGACGCCTATGATGTCACAACCGGCGAACGTAAATGGCGAACCTATACCACTCCAGGTGAGGGGGAGAAAGGCGTTGAAACCTGGGAAGGTGACTCGTGGAAATTTGGTGGTGGCCCCACCTGGATCACTGGTTCGTACGATCCTGAACAAGATGTGTTGTTCTGGGCAGCGGGGAACACCTCACCAGACTGGAACGGTGACGCACGTAAGGGCGATAATCTGTACACCGATTCTGTTCTGGCGATGAACCCTGATACTGGCGAAGTGAAATGGCATTTCCAGTTCACGCCGCATGATGTCTGGGACTACGATGGCAACACCGATCTGTTTCTCGTCAATGTGATGCGGAACGGTCGAAACGTCAAAGCCCTGGCGCAGCCCAACCGTAACGGCTTTCTGTATGTGTTGGATCGGACGTCAGGAAAATTTCTCCACGGTGGTCAGTATGTCGATCAACTCAACTGGGCGAAGGGACTCGATGAGAATGGTCGTCCGATCGTTGATCCCAAATATATTCCTCAAGAAGAAGGAAAAGAGTGGATCTGTCCGGGTGCTCCAGGTGGGAAAAATAGTTCATATACCGCGGCGTATAGTCCAACGACGAAGCTGATGTATGTCCCGGTCATTGAGAGCTGCATGCAGATGAAAAAAGCAGCGGCAACGTTCATTCAAGGAATTCCGTTCTGGGGTGGAGGTTGGAATGGCAGCCAGGGCGATGACGGGACAGCCTACGGCCATTTCTCTGCAATTGATACGACAACCGGCGCAATTAAATGGCGGCATAAAGAAAAGTATCCGTTGCTCGGCGGAACGCTGGCCACAGGTGGTGGCCTGGTGTTTACCGGTAACCAAGAAGGACATGTCAAAGCATTTGACGATACCACTGGTAAACTGTTGTGGCAGTTCCAGACTGGCGCGTCAGTGCGTGGACAACCAGCAACCTACAAGATTGGTGGTCGTCAATATATTGCGATGCCCTCTGGCGGTGGTGGCATTGTCGCAACCGTGGCTGGCGAGCCTCCGCTGGCCAGTAAAGGGAGTGCGGTGATTGTGTTTGCGCTGCCGCAGTAAAGCTCTCAGCATTCAGCTATCAGCCTCAAACAAGGAAAAAACGATTTGTCGTCTTTGTCTGGCTGATAGCTGACGGCTAATAGCTAACGGCTTTTGCCTTACCTTGACCCATTTCCGAAAAGACAGTACCTTTCGACCGCGTTCAGCCAGGATGTGGCTGAACACAAGGAGGATCGTGTCCATGCAGCAGTCCTGGTTACGGCGATTCGCCGGAAGTATTGTCGCACTTGTTGTGCTTTTCCCATTGGCCGTGCACGCGCAGAGCGGGAAGAAAGAGTGGGACTTGAAACCCGTAACGACGGCCCGTTTGCTCAATGGTACTGACGACCCGTCATCCTGGTTGATGTACGGCGGGAACTATCAGAATTGGCGTTTCAGCCCACTCAAGGACATCAACACCAAGAATGTCAAAAACTTGCAGGTCGCCTGGATTTTTCAAACTGGAATCCCTGGACAACTGGAAACCGCACCGATCGTCGCCGATGGGATTATGTATGTCGTCGCTGCCTACAATCATGTGTATGCGTTAGATGCAGCGACCGGTGAGCCGATTTGGAAATACGATCACCCGCTTCCAGACGATTTACGAATCTGCTGCGGACCAACCAACCGCGGCGTTGCGTTGTCGGGTGACAAAGTGTTTGTTGCGACCCTGGATGCGCGCATGGTCGCGTTAGATCGTAAAACCGGCAAGGTCATCTGGAACGTGGAGATGGATGACTACAGAGTTGGCTATAGCTCGACTGCCGCTCCGCTTGTGATCAGGAAGAATGTCATCATCGGTATTGCTGGTGGTGAGTATGGGGTTCGCAGTTGGATTGATGCCTATGATGTCGAAACCGGGAAACGCACCTGGAGACGCTACACGATCCCATCCGAAGGGGAGAAGGGTGTAGAAACATGGGCCGGTGATTCATGGAAGACTGGCGGCGGACCGGCCTGGGTGACTGGCTCGTACGATCAAAAGGCTGACATTCTCTACTGGGCAACTGGAAACCCGTCACCGGACTGGAATGGTGATACACGCAAAGGTGATAATCTCTACACCAACTCCGTGTTAGCCTTAAACCCTGATACTGGTGAGATGAAATGGTACTTCCAGTTTACGCCGCATGATGAATGGGATTACGATGGTAACACCGGCATGTTTCTCGTCGATGTGAATCGCAGTGGCGCGATGGTGCCAGCGCTTGCTCAACCGAACCGGAACGGCTTTGTCTATGTGTTAGACCGGAACAATGGGAAGTATCTCCACGGCTCACAATATGTTGAACAACTGAATTGGGCCAAAGGCCTTGATGAGAAAGGCCGCCCGATCGTCGATCCGAAGTATTTGCCGGTGGAAGGTGGCAATAAAGAATATATCTGCCCAGGTAACGTGGGTGGGCAAAACGGGTCATATACCGCCGCGTATAGTCCGCAGACAAAGCTGATGTATGTCCCAGTTATTGAAAGCTGCGGGAAGATGGAGAAGGCGGTGTCTACCTTTATCCAAGGCATTCCATTCTGGGGCGGAGGCCCGGGGGCAACCCAAGCCGATGATCAATCGTCCTATGGTCACCTGTCCGCGATTGATCCTACCACTGGCGCGATCAAGTGGCGCTATAAAGATGACTATCCGTTAGTGGGTGGGACATTGGCGACGGCTGGGGGACTGGTGTTTACCGGTAATCAAATGGGCTATGCGATGGCCTTTAACGATGCGACCGGCGAAGTCCTG
It contains:
- a CDS encoding N-acyl homoserine lactonase family protein; protein product: MMQVYSMPVGWLEFDSKLFFPNRPRGTMLTIPVPSYLITHPKGNVVFDTGVHCQVMQDPVARLGEAMAKSFVSRTKPGEEIVAQLAQFKLTPNDITYVINSHFHFDHCGGNEFFPQSTILVQKNELDAARDPQLRKKVLFDRKDWDHKLNYQAVDGELDIFGDGTLVIIPTHGHTPGHQSLRIRITGDRDFVVTGDACYTKTNMDENLLPSVAYDEQEMYKSLATLRDLRDKKGATILYGHDPDQWKEVPHAPAPLA
- a CDS encoding PQQ-dependent dehydrogenase, methanol/ethanol family — protein: MKEEIAMVRRGREIRVCTLASLFVLLSGAAQAAEEKTYDLKPVTQERLLKGTEDPSAWLMYGGDYNSWRYSALKDINKQNVKKLAVAWIFQTGIPGQLEASPVIADGILYLTTSYNHLFALDAVTGEAIWKYDHPLPDDIRICCGPTNRGVAIADDKVFMATLDARLVALDRKTGKVAWNVEIDKYANGFSSTVAPLIVKDKVVVGIAGGEYGVRGYLDAYDVTTGERKWRTYTTPGEGEKGVETWEGDSWKFGGGPTWITGSYDPEQDVLFWAAGNTSPDWNGDARKGDNLYTDSVLAMNPDTGEVKWHFQFTPHDVWDYDGNTDLFLVNVMRNGRNVKALAQPNRNGFLYVLDRTSGKFLHGGQYVDQLNWAKGLDENGRPIVDPKYIPQEEGKEWICPGAPGGKNSSYTAAYSPTTKLMYVPVIESCMQMKKAAATFIQGIPFWGGGWNGSQGDDGTAYGHFSAIDTTTGAIKWRHKEKYPLLGGTLATGGGLVFTGNQEGHVKAFDDTTGKLLWQFQTGASVRGQPATYKIGGRQYIAMPSGGGGIVATVAGEPPLASKGSAVIVFALPQ
- a CDS encoding PQQ-dependent dehydrogenase, methanol/ethanol family — encoded protein: MWLNTRRIVSMQQSWLRRFAGSIVALVVLFPLAVHAQSGKKEWDLKPVTTARLLNGTDDPSSWLMYGGNYQNWRFSPLKDINTKNVKNLQVAWIFQTGIPGQLETAPIVADGIMYVVAAYNHVYALDAATGEPIWKYDHPLPDDLRICCGPTNRGVALSGDKVFVATLDARMVALDRKTGKVIWNVEMDDYRVGYSSTAAPLVIRKNVIIGIAGGEYGVRSWIDAYDVETGKRTWRRYTIPSEGEKGVETWAGDSWKTGGGPAWVTGSYDQKADILYWATGNPSPDWNGDTRKGDNLYTNSVLALNPDTGEMKWYFQFTPHDEWDYDGNTGMFLVDVNRSGAMVPALAQPNRNGFVYVLDRNNGKYLHGSQYVEQLNWAKGLDEKGRPIVDPKYLPVEGGNKEYICPGNVGGQNGSYTAAYSPQTKLMYVPVIESCGKMEKAVSTFIQGIPFWGGGPGATQADDQSSYGHLSAIDPTTGAIKWRYKDDYPLVGGTLATAGGLVFTGNQMGYAMAFNDATGEVLWKSQTGSTVRGQPTAYKIGGRQYVAVPSGGGGLAVTIVGENPLGTKGSAIIVYALPR